In Novipirellula artificiosorum, the following proteins share a genomic window:
- a CDS encoding type I polyketide synthase: MTERNPPSSDEPLALVGVGCRFPGGACDANSLWQLLVDGHSAIRDVPDDRWHVDRYHHRDADTLGHMVTRRGGFVDQLKQFDAAFWGISPREAMRMDPQQRWLLETAWEACEDAGIPPSKLRGTSMGVFVGASSHDYGSLQMNDIANLDVHTNTGGTLSIAANRISYLFDLKGPSIAVDTACSSALVAVALACRSIWAGQCGAALAGGVNALITPNTSIGFSKASMLSPSGECFAFDARADGYVRGEGAGLVLLKPLSEAIKQNDRIYAVLRSAVVNQDGQTSSMTVPSVDGQCDMLRTAYREAGVDPRDVAYVEAHGTGTPVGDPIEAEALGRVLSEGRDVDDVCWMGSIKTNIGHLESASGIAGLIKAALVLEHKQIPANRNFDTPNAAIPLQRYQLKVPTQLRSLPTTEGQQPVAAVNSFGFGGTNAHVVMQAAPDRAPLRRDGTNAERPFILSISARDEASLREYAKRYRQRLKTIDHDLADFCYSAATRKERHELRLAVMGNDARQLRQRLTQWLNSGEASEGIVASRSMHRSNENVFVFTGQGSQWAGMGQRLLQSEPIVRDTLAEIDEHFQALSGWSLVREMARPASESNIQQTRVAQPAIFALQIALVRLWASWGIRPTLVVGHSVGEVAAALCAGIYSLRDAVSLVYHRSRLQNNTGGAGRMVAAGVSAAEAREFIGTHADRVQITAENSPALVTMGGDTELVDLIGARIESSGRFVRWLGLDYAFHTHQMDPIKDALLEALASLKPQPERIPFVSTVTGQCHPGDQMDAGYWWRNVREPVQFETAMATIAAKGAQRYLELGPHPALRSSIDACLADRKVEATIVHSLTRETDDQLELATNVAKLDGSGADIDWHSVNQGSGAYVPQPHYPWNYQAYWLDQGETGNRVDPPLHPLLGERLNVATPTWQFHLDPHLFPYLNDHQIWDGIVFPAAGYAEIGIAIAAALFPDDSYAVEDIECENALFVSANAVPKIQVVFDSESKSYSVYSASSTANGGSVSGSRASWEIHARGRLVMIPMASESQVIDLCELRQRLPRRITHDDLYRDLFGMGYGFGADFSLIQESWSDVAGSELGSLYPEALSRISVPKQVAEDSIHYGIHPAVLDACFQATHGTRDVAELADHANCLYLPQAIGRVQLHTKQIPTELWAHAKQSHREGSSVEYSICVVDESGKPVASISRFRVTKVDQPRRSARAEEQFYQFKWQPKRLRGARVGGSANFASIDEVLAAVEDSIPQGYATRGLSEYYNDFIPRMEQIVHQLIENAFVELGWSFGVGECFTYDQVFESFGIAEQHHRLFRAELGWLTVNGAVQANDSGWQVKRGLQRIDMAPALAELAKAYPRFASEVSLVEATGPRLAEALAGELDPLDLLFPDGSNELMEAFYTHASDLPAFNQLIQTAVAKSIERLPERRVLRVLEIGAGTGSLTRSLLEVLPPDRLEYTFTDVGRAFITEAKRSFADHPSIHFQSFDIERDPTSQGIVQNGYDLIVATNVLHATADLRSTLAHVQTCLASEGRLVFLELVRHRPICDNVFGLLEGWWKFTDTDERDHSPLLNRVQWESLLSRSGFDQIQSFTCSPNEQEAEQTVFVTVGPAIKAIESPTDANSKRPSTVLVYADRGGMGQAIASKFEQQGNRVIVLRRDASFERINESAFTLADGNATELERVFADSKLDDTDLKTIVHCWALDHTAAPSCNEQLLADQRTGVFSALQLSQALEKIDPAASPRVYFLTRSAQAVADNDPIDGLAASPLIGFCRVASNETSQFRWTLVDLDPNPGPFEADDVFNEITDENEEQEVALRDDQRFVHRLQRISFDQIPLRSQCAVLDSGAMVPFKLQMRKAGVLENLTLNETNRRPPGPDEIAVRVFAGGINFRDVMKALGMHPGTSEDLLWFGDDFSGVVEAVGSRVNKIKCGDCVSGIAPYAFRSHVTVDQRLVFKHPTSLSFEQAATLPTVFLTTHFAIKKIARMQRGERILIHAAAGGVGQAAIQVAHHLGLEVFATAGTTEKRELLKSMGVAHVMNSRTVEFADQIWDQTSGAGVDAVLNSLAGEFIPKSLSVLAPFGKFLEIGKVDVYGNSKLGLAAFKNNISYHMIDLAQLLVQRPDQIAALLAELSLLFESGTYAPLPHTVFPVHEAAEAFRFMAQGNHIGKNVLAFPRDPAEASTLCLGPCTDDGSLLRGDASYLITGGANGFGFEIAKWMVRQGARHLVLMSRSGPREEAAKEIAALRSEAVTIMDARGDVTNPEDVDRVIEQIQPTCPALKGVVHAAMVLDDAFLADLDEERFASVLYPKMLGAWNLHQSTRNLSLDHFICFSSFSTIVGAPKQASYNAGNSFLDALAKYRHAKGLPALTLNWGAVLGAGFVARNEKTAEYLDGIGLIALQMQEALKVFAEMILRDTPLLGVGRVDWQQLSQLCTAVAKRPMYEGVAHDSSPDRSNASLQSELCSASRKKRPEILENFLAQQVAAVFGIDAGKVDRDASLNQIGVDSLMAVELINRMESATGARIPMSRILSGSTVRELSQSILELIPGLDHAEPMDSNNLRTEGDAFASDAINFELEAELDPTIVPSKTLVHRDSPPRLLLTGATGFLGAHLLHELLETTPSQVVCLVRSDNEQAGKRRIVNNLSKYGLQPREIQDRVKVISSDFSRPQLGLTPEQFDQLADSVDVIYHNGANVNLVMPYQSLRQDNVEGTRELLRLACHRVQKPLHYVSTFTVHATEANRGCRIQESEPLPVCEDLLYGYSQTKWVAERMIEEARRRGMSVTIYRPGHVTGHSTTGVANVDDLLHQIVRACLLIGAAPFRDFELDVTPVDFVSKAMVYLAQQKEAQGKTFHLTNPNPLSAKALSDWMRDGGANIELMDVEPWRERLIELADPASASTDGFKVLGDLLVPRLAAGGNRAIHGRFCCRQTLDALIPSGVKCAPADARLISTCHTYIQQMDRLLRIDDASDSQLRARCVSDLIQPSDEQVH; the protein is encoded by the coding sequence ATGACCGAACGGAATCCACCCAGTTCAGATGAACCCTTGGCATTGGTCGGTGTGGGTTGCCGATTCCCGGGCGGGGCATGCGACGCGAACTCGCTTTGGCAGTTGTTGGTCGATGGGCACAGTGCCATCCGCGACGTACCGGACGATCGTTGGCATGTGGATAGGTACCACCACCGCGATGCCGATACACTTGGACACATGGTCACACGCCGTGGCGGTTTCGTGGATCAGCTGAAGCAGTTTGACGCCGCATTTTGGGGGATCTCGCCACGGGAAGCGATGCGTATGGATCCGCAGCAGCGATGGCTACTCGAAACGGCTTGGGAGGCGTGCGAGGACGCCGGCATTCCGCCGAGCAAATTGCGTGGCACGTCCATGGGAGTGTTTGTCGGGGCATCGAGCCACGACTACGGTAGTCTGCAAATGAACGACATCGCGAACCTCGATGTTCACACGAATACGGGCGGCACACTGAGCATCGCCGCAAATCGCATCTCGTACTTGTTCGACTTGAAGGGGCCCAGCATTGCAGTCGATACGGCTTGCTCTTCGGCCTTGGTGGCCGTGGCGCTCGCCTGCCGCTCCATTTGGGCTGGCCAGTGCGGGGCCGCACTTGCCGGTGGCGTCAACGCGCTGATCACGCCCAATACCAGCATCGGTTTCAGTAAAGCTTCGATGCTGTCTCCGTCGGGCGAGTGTTTTGCCTTTGATGCAAGAGCGGACGGCTATGTCCGAGGCGAAGGGGCCGGCTTGGTACTGCTAAAACCGTTGAGTGAAGCGATCAAACAGAACGACAGGATTTACGCGGTCTTGCGATCCGCTGTCGTGAACCAGGATGGTCAAACCTCTTCGATGACCGTACCAAGTGTCGATGGCCAATGCGACATGTTGCGAACGGCCTATCGCGAAGCAGGCGTGGACCCCCGGGACGTCGCGTATGTTGAAGCTCATGGCACGGGAACTCCGGTTGGCGATCCCATTGAGGCAGAAGCGTTAGGGCGAGTGCTCTCAGAGGGCCGAGATGTCGATGACGTTTGTTGGATGGGATCGATCAAAACCAATATCGGTCACCTCGAATCCGCCTCCGGCATTGCAGGGTTGATCAAGGCGGCATTGGTATTGGAGCACAAGCAGATTCCAGCCAATCGAAATTTCGACACGCCCAACGCGGCTATCCCATTGCAGCGATACCAATTGAAGGTCCCCACTCAGTTGCGATCGCTTCCAACCACCGAAGGGCAACAACCGGTTGCTGCGGTGAATTCGTTCGGATTCGGAGGCACCAACGCGCACGTCGTGATGCAGGCGGCGCCCGATCGAGCGCCCCTACGGCGTGACGGCACGAATGCGGAACGCCCTTTCATCTTATCCATTTCCGCCCGAGACGAGGCTTCCTTGCGTGAGTATGCCAAACGCTATCGTCAGCGTCTCAAAACGATCGACCACGATTTAGCAGACTTCTGCTATTCGGCGGCGACTCGCAAGGAACGGCATGAACTGCGACTCGCCGTGATGGGAAACGATGCACGACAACTCAGGCAACGACTGACTCAGTGGCTCAACAGCGGCGAGGCGAGTGAAGGAATCGTCGCGAGTCGGTCGATGCATCGCAGCAATGAGAACGTTTTTGTTTTCACGGGGCAGGGATCCCAGTGGGCCGGGATGGGCCAACGTCTCCTTCAGAGCGAACCAATCGTACGTGATACGCTCGCAGAGATCGACGAACACTTTCAAGCACTCAGTGGTTGGTCTCTCGTTCGGGAAATGGCTCGGCCCGCAAGTGAGTCCAACATCCAGCAGACACGCGTTGCTCAACCAGCGATCTTCGCACTTCAGATCGCCCTTGTTCGGCTCTGGGCGTCTTGGGGCATTCGCCCAACATTAGTTGTCGGCCATAGCGTTGGCGAAGTGGCCGCGGCCCTCTGCGCAGGAATCTATTCCCTGCGCGATGCCGTTAGCCTTGTCTACCATCGCAGCCGACTGCAAAACAACACGGGCGGCGCGGGCCGCATGGTGGCTGCGGGCGTGTCGGCAGCGGAGGCCCGTGAGTTTATCGGAACGCACGCTGACCGTGTTCAGATCACCGCAGAGAACAGCCCTGCGTTGGTCACGATGGGGGGCGACACCGAACTAGTCGATTTGATCGGGGCAAGGATCGAGAGCAGCGGTCGTTTTGTACGATGGCTTGGGTTGGACTATGCATTTCATACGCATCAAATGGATCCGATCAAAGACGCATTGTTGGAAGCGTTGGCGAGCTTAAAGCCTCAGCCGGAACGTATTCCTTTCGTTTCGACCGTCACGGGCCAGTGCCATCCCGGCGATCAGATGGATGCGGGCTATTGGTGGCGTAACGTGCGTGAACCGGTTCAGTTTGAGACCGCGATGGCGACGATCGCGGCAAAGGGTGCGCAGCGGTACCTCGAACTAGGGCCGCATCCCGCACTGCGTAGCTCCATCGACGCCTGTCTGGCGGATCGAAAGGTTGAAGCCACGATCGTACATTCATTGACTCGTGAGACAGACGATCAATTGGAGCTGGCTACGAACGTTGCCAAACTGGATGGGAGCGGAGCCGACATCGACTGGCACTCGGTGAACCAGGGTTCCGGTGCGTACGTTCCACAGCCGCATTACCCCTGGAATTACCAAGCGTATTGGTTGGATCAAGGTGAAACCGGCAACCGGGTCGATCCACCCTTGCATCCACTGCTCGGTGAGCGATTGAACGTTGCTACGCCGACATGGCAATTCCATCTCGATCCGCACCTATTTCCCTATTTGAACGATCATCAAATTTGGGATGGAATTGTTTTTCCAGCTGCCGGGTATGCAGAGATCGGCATCGCGATCGCCGCCGCGTTATTTCCTGACGATTCTTACGCCGTTGAAGACATCGAGTGTGAAAACGCGTTGTTTGTGTCTGCCAATGCCGTACCTAAAATCCAAGTGGTCTTCGACAGTGAGAGCAAGTCCTATAGCGTGTACAGCGCGTCGAGCACCGCGAACGGCGGATCCGTCTCAGGCAGTAGGGCTTCATGGGAAATTCATGCGCGGGGCAGGTTGGTCATGATCCCGATGGCGTCGGAGTCGCAGGTGATCGATCTTTGTGAACTGCGTCAACGATTGCCTCGTCGCATCACCCACGACGACCTGTATCGCGATCTGTTCGGTATGGGATACGGCTTCGGAGCAGACTTTTCACTGATTCAAGAATCATGGAGCGATGTCGCGGGATCGGAATTGGGGTCGCTCTACCCGGAAGCCCTATCTCGAATTTCCGTTCCCAAGCAAGTTGCCGAAGACTCAATCCACTACGGCATTCATCCAGCCGTTCTCGATGCGTGTTTTCAAGCCACGCATGGAACTCGCGATGTTGCTGAGCTGGCTGATCATGCCAATTGTCTGTATCTGCCGCAGGCGATCGGCCGTGTTCAACTCCACACAAAGCAAATCCCCACGGAGCTTTGGGCCCATGCAAAGCAATCCCATCGGGAGGGATCGTCCGTTGAATATTCGATTTGCGTTGTAGATGAGAGCGGGAAACCGGTCGCGTCAATCTCGCGTTTTCGCGTCACGAAGGTCGACCAGCCTCGCCGCAGCGCCCGTGCCGAAGAGCAATTCTACCAATTCAAGTGGCAACCCAAACGGCTTCGTGGCGCTCGAGTTGGCGGTTCGGCGAACTTCGCATCGATCGATGAGGTTCTGGCTGCGGTAGAGGATTCCATTCCACAAGGTTATGCCACGCGAGGGCTTTCCGAATACTACAACGATTTTATTCCACGCATGGAACAAATCGTACATCAACTCATCGAGAATGCTTTTGTCGAGCTTGGATGGAGTTTCGGTGTTGGCGAATGCTTCACTTACGATCAAGTATTCGAATCGTTCGGAATCGCTGAGCAGCATCATCGCTTGTTTCGAGCCGAACTTGGGTGGCTCACCGTCAACGGAGCGGTCCAAGCCAACGACTCAGGCTGGCAGGTGAAGCGGGGACTGCAACGGATTGATATGGCCCCTGCATTGGCCGAGCTAGCCAAAGCGTATCCGCGGTTTGCCTCCGAGGTGTCGCTAGTCGAAGCAACGGGGCCACGACTCGCAGAAGCGTTGGCGGGCGAACTCGATCCCTTGGACCTTTTGTTCCCCGACGGTTCGAATGAACTGATGGAAGCCTTCTATACACATGCGAGCGATCTGCCCGCGTTCAATCAGTTGATTCAAACCGCGGTTGCGAAAAGTATCGAGCGGTTGCCCGAGCGGCGTGTGCTTCGTGTCTTGGAAATCGGCGCCGGAACAGGGTCACTGACACGAAGCTTGTTGGAAGTGCTGCCGCCTGATCGTTTGGAGTACACGTTCACCGATGTTGGAAGAGCATTCATCACCGAGGCAAAACGTAGTTTTGCTGACCACCCATCTATCCATTTTCAATCATTCGATATCGAGCGTGATCCGACATCGCAAGGCATTGTCCAAAACGGATACGACCTAATCGTTGCAACAAACGTGTTGCACGCGACTGCCGACCTTCGTTCCACTCTTGCTCATGTGCAGACTTGCCTTGCGTCAGAAGGAAGGTTGGTTTTTCTCGAGCTTGTCCGTCATCGACCGATTTGCGACAACGTGTTCGGATTGCTCGAAGGTTGGTGGAAGTTTACCGATACGGATGAACGCGACCATTCACCTTTGCTAAATCGTGTGCAGTGGGAGTCGTTGCTTTCGCGATCTGGCTTCGACCAAATTCAGTCGTTTACTTGTTCACCCAACGAGCAGGAAGCCGAGCAGACGGTCTTCGTAACGGTGGGACCCGCAATCAAGGCAATCGAGTCACCGACCGACGCAAATTCGAAACGACCATCCACGGTTTTGGTCTATGCGGACCGAGGCGGCATGGGGCAAGCGATTGCCTCGAAATTCGAGCAGCAAGGTAATCGTGTGATCGTGCTTCGGCGTGACGCGTCCTTTGAGCGGATCAACGAATCTGCGTTCACTTTGGCCGATGGAAATGCAACTGAACTTGAAAGAGTTTTTGCGGATTCGAAGCTTGACGACACCGATCTGAAAACCATTGTTCATTGCTGGGCTCTCGATCACACAGCGGCCCCCTCTTGCAATGAACAACTGCTCGCGGATCAGCGGACGGGGGTATTTAGTGCGCTACAGCTTTCGCAAGCATTGGAAAAGATCGATCCCGCGGCAAGTCCGCGCGTCTATTTCCTGACACGTTCTGCTCAAGCGGTTGCCGACAACGACCCTATCGATGGCTTAGCTGCCTCACCGCTGATTGGCTTTTGCCGCGTGGCGAGCAACGAGACGAGTCAGTTTCGATGGACGTTGGTCGACCTGGATCCGAACCCCGGGCCGTTCGAAGCCGATGATGTTTTCAACGAGATCACCGACGAAAACGAAGAGCAAGAGGTGGCACTCCGTGACGACCAACGCTTTGTTCATCGTCTGCAGCGCATCTCCTTTGATCAGATCCCGCTACGCAGTCAATGTGCGGTGCTTGACAGCGGCGCGATGGTTCCGTTTAAGTTGCAAATGAGAAAAGCGGGGGTGCTTGAGAACCTGACGTTGAATGAAACCAACCGGCGCCCGCCGGGCCCGGACGAGATCGCGGTTCGCGTGTTCGCTGGCGGAATCAATTTCCGAGACGTCATGAAGGCATTGGGAATGCACCCCGGCACATCGGAGGATTTGCTTTGGTTTGGGGACGACTTTTCCGGCGTCGTGGAAGCGGTCGGATCCAGGGTGAACAAGATCAAGTGTGGCGATTGCGTCTCGGGAATTGCTCCTTACGCTTTTCGAAGTCATGTCACGGTGGATCAGCGGCTGGTATTCAAACATCCAACGAGTTTGTCGTTTGAACAAGCGGCCACGTTGCCCACCGTCTTTCTGACGACGCACTTTGCGATCAAGAAGATTGCACGAATGCAACGTGGCGAGCGTATCTTGATTCATGCGGCTGCCGGTGGTGTTGGCCAAGCGGCAATCCAAGTTGCTCATCACCTTGGGCTCGAGGTCTTTGCGACGGCAGGGACCACCGAAAAGCGAGAACTCTTGAAATCGATGGGAGTTGCTCATGTCATGAATTCGCGAACGGTGGAGTTTGCAGATCAGATTTGGGACCAAACCTCGGGCGCAGGCGTCGATGCCGTTCTGAATTCTCTCGCTGGTGAGTTCATTCCCAAAAGTCTTTCGGTACTTGCTCCCTTCGGGAAGTTCTTAGAGATCGGTAAAGTCGACGTGTATGGGAATTCCAAGCTCGGTTTGGCGGCGTTTAAGAACAACATCTCGTACCACATGATCGATCTGGCTCAGCTACTGGTGCAAAGGCCTGACCAAATCGCAGCGCTCCTTGCTGAGTTGTCATTGCTGTTTGAATCGGGGACCTACGCACCGTTGCCTCACACCGTTTTCCCCGTCCACGAAGCCGCTGAGGCCTTTCGGTTTATGGCGCAAGGAAATCACATCGGAAAGAACGTGCTGGCGTTTCCTCGTGATCCAGCGGAAGCATCGACGCTTTGCCTAGGTCCCTGCACCGACGACGGGAGTCTGCTTCGCGGGGATGCCAGTTACCTGATCACGGGCGGTGCCAACGGTTTCGGATTCGAAATTGCCAAGTGGATGGTTCGCCAGGGGGCACGGCATCTCGTGCTGATGAGTCGCAGCGGCCCGCGAGAGGAAGCGGCGAAAGAAATCGCAGCCTTGCGTAGCGAGGCTGTCACCATTATGGATGCTCGCGGCGATGTAACGAATCCAGAGGATGTCGACCGCGTGATCGAGCAGATTCAACCGACCTGTCCAGCATTAAAGGGAGTCGTTCATGCCGCGATGGTGCTCGACGATGCATTCCTGGCTGATTTGGATGAGGAACGTTTCGCTTCGGTTCTGTATCCAAAAATGCTCGGAGCCTGGAACCTACATCAATCCACGCGAAACCTTTCACTCGATCATTTTATCTGCTTCTCGTCGTTTTCCACGATTGTGGGAGCACCCAAGCAAGCGAGCTACAACGCGGGAAATAGTTTCCTTGACGCGTTGGCGAAGTATCGTCACGCGAAGGGGCTTCCTGCGCTGACCTTGAACTGGGGGGCTGTGCTGGGCGCAGGATTTGTCGCTCGAAACGAGAAAACCGCAGAGTACCTCGATGGCATCGGGCTTATAGCACTTCAAATGCAAGAGGCGCTCAAGGTCTTTGCCGAAATGATTCTTCGCGACACACCGTTGCTGGGTGTGGGCCGAGTCGACTGGCAGCAGTTGAGTCAACTTTGCACGGCTGTGGCGAAGCGGCCCATGTATGAAGGGGTCGCTCACGACTCGTCACCGGACCGATCCAATGCAAGCTTACAGTCGGAACTGTGCAGCGCGTCGCGCAAGAAACGGCCTGAGATCTTGGAGAATTTCTTGGCGCAGCAAGTCGCTGCTGTCTTTGGTATCGATGCTGGAAAGGTCGACCGCGACGCATCGCTCAACCAAATTGGTGTTGATTCCTTGATGGCTGTTGAATTGATCAATCGAATGGAGTCCGCAACGGGAGCAAGAATTCCGATGAGCCGTATTCTGAGCGGATCGACGGTACGGGAACTCAGTCAAAGCATCCTCGAGTTGATTCCTGGCCTCGACCACGCGGAACCGATGGATTCCAATAACCTGCGCACGGAGGGCGATGCGTTTGCCAGCGATGCGATCAACTTTGAACTCGAAGCCGAACTCGACCCGACCATCGTCCCGAGCAAGACGTTGGTGCATCGAGACAGTCCGCCGCGTTTGTTACTGACCGGTGCAACGGGGTTCCTCGGCGCCCATCTTCTTCACGAATTACTGGAAACAACGCCTTCGCAGGTTGTCTGCCTGGTCCGATCCGACAATGAACAGGCAGGGAAACGACGGATCGTGAACAACCTGTCCAAGTATGGGCTGCAGCCTCGGGAGATCCAGGATCGAGTGAAGGTGATCAGCAGTGACTTTTCGCGGCCACAGCTTGGTCTCACTCCGGAGCAATTCGATCAGCTCGCCGATTCCGTCGATGTGATCTATCACAACGGCGCCAACGTCAATTTGGTGATGCCCTATCAATCGCTACGGCAAGACAACGTTGAGGGGACGCGTGAATTGTTGCGTCTCGCTTGCCACCGAGTGCAAAAGCCGTTGCACTATGTTTCGACCTTCACCGTTCACGCGACCGAAGCAAATCGCGGCTGCAGAATCCAGGAATCCGAACCGTTACCGGTATGTGAGGATTTGCTGTACGGTTATTCACAAACAAAATGGGTCGCCGAGCGGATGATTGAAGAGGCAAGAAGGCGTGGGATGTCGGTGACGATCTATCGGCCAGGACACGTGACGGGACACAGTACAACGGGAGTCGCGAACGTCGATGACTTGTTGCATCAAATTGTCCGAGCTTGTCTGTTGATCGGTGCAGCTCCCTTTCGCGATTTCGAACTCGATGTGACCCCCGTCGACTTTGTATCCAAGGCAATGGTCTACCTTGCTCAACAAAAGGAGGCACAAGGAAAGACGTTTCACTTAACGAACCCCAACCCGCTCAGCGCCAAAGCGTTATCCGATTGGATGCGCGACGGAGGAGCCAATATCGAATTGATGGATGTCGAACCATGGCGTGAACGGTTGATCGAATTGGCCGACCCTGCGAGTGCATCGACGGATGGGTTCAAGGTGCTCGGCGATCTATTGGTGCCACGCTTAGCAGCGGGGGGCAACCGGGCCATTCACGGCCGCTTCTGTTGTCGGCAGACGCTCGATGCGTTAATTCCAAGCGGTGTGAAATGTGCACCTGCGGACGCCCGTCTGATCTCCACTTGCCACACTTACATCCAACAAATGGATCGCCTGCTGCGAATTGACGATGCCTCGGATTCACAATTGCGTGCCCGCTGTGTCAGCGACCTGATTCAACCCAGCGACGAACAGGTCCATTAA
- a CDS encoding alginate O-acetyltransferase AlgX-related protein, with protein MPPWNLFQPGQAFLRRVIGPAAVAPVARQDENAPAKVLEGKAGWLFLDNDTNNSVDQHRGTLRLSNRDLRSWRKYARGLKRLGRTVDSPVALLLSPTKESVVGRYHPVATGQWGPMQQIAALIPKKIFVYPVAPLSALGDNAYFVTDTHWTDRGAMLATVELAETLGLSRRDVVILFAKDRYRPQKIVGDLGCKVTPQRSSIAEMLDSYNYGEFLVYDNGLRNFGRILITRQPDAMVDKTCLLFGASSSYSMLNFTSRLFSRVIFVHTAANLDPDFISAVKPNFLIAQTNARYVVRVPKLNYCVHDHILMVIGNLSTQDRKAALENQILIDEDCLAQSGLTAYHQLVIDAIGRHENVCGSPGIKVAIEFEQPRISP; from the coding sequence ATGCCTCCATGGAATCTGTTTCAACCTGGGCAGGCATTCCTGCGGCGTGTCATCGGGCCCGCAGCTGTCGCACCTGTCGCTCGCCAAGACGAGAATGCACCGGCTAAGGTGCTCGAGGGCAAAGCGGGGTGGTTGTTTTTGGATAATGACACAAACAACAGTGTCGATCAACACCGCGGTACCCTTCGGTTGAGCAACCGGGATCTTCGATCCTGGCGAAAGTACGCCCGTGGTCTCAAGCGATTGGGTCGAACTGTCGATTCCCCGGTCGCCCTGCTGCTGTCCCCCACCAAGGAGAGTGTCGTCGGGCGATACCACCCCGTAGCCACTGGCCAGTGGGGGCCGATGCAACAGATCGCGGCACTCATCCCCAAAAAGATCTTTGTGTACCCTGTCGCTCCCCTTTCCGCCCTGGGTGACAACGCCTACTTCGTTACGGACACGCACTGGACGGATCGCGGTGCGATGTTGGCCACGGTGGAGCTTGCAGAAACGCTCGGTTTATCTCGTCGCGACGTCGTCATCTTGTTCGCCAAGGATCGTTATCGCCCCCAAAAAATCGTCGGTGATTTAGGCTGCAAGGTGACTCCCCAACGGAGTTCGATTGCCGAGATGCTCGATTCTTACAACTATGGTGAATTCCTTGTTTATGACAACGGCCTTCGCAACTTTGGCAGAATCCTGATCACGCGGCAACCCGACGCGATGGTGGATAAAACCTGCCTGCTTTTTGGAGCTTCTTCAAGCTACTCGATGCTGAATTTCACAAGCCGACTTTTTAGCCGCGTGATTTTCGTTCACACGGCCGCCAATTTGGATCCTGATTTCATTTCTGCGGTCAAACCCAATTTTCTGATTGCGCAAACCAATGCTCGCTATGTTGTCCGTGTTCCGAAGCTCAACTATTGCGTGCACGACCACATCTTGATGGTGATCGGTAACCTATCCACTCAGGATCGCAAAGCCGCCTTAGAAAACCAAATCCTCATCGATGAGGATTGCCTGGCTCAATCAGGCCTGACGGCCTACCATCAACTCGTCATCGATGCAATCGGCCGTCACGAAAACGTATGTGGTAGTCCGGGTATCAAAGTCGCGATCGAGTTTGAACAACCGCGAATAAGTCCGTAA
- a CDS encoding DsrE family protein encodes MKCPTTMKSALLAITAAIVGTCVANADEPTTPPTQKPTLVINLTSGAESLHSVMMGLHFAEHGLADGREVVIFFNVKSPPLARKTLSDDVRFEEMPSVRSTIADLLKQGAKMIVCPMCAKVTGVEADDLAPGIQLVEDRKQIFDHLHADSVVFTY; translated from the coding sequence ATGAAATGTCCTACCACAATGAAATCGGCGTTGCTTGCGATTACGGCTGCCATCGTTGGCACCTGCGTCGCAAATGCCGATGAACCCACGACGCCCCCCACGCAAAAACCCACACTCGTGATCAATCTCACCAGCGGGGCCGAGAGCCTGCACTCGGTGATGATGGGGCTTCACTTTGCCGAACATGGATTGGCGGATGGACGGGAGGTTGTCATTTTCTTCAACGTCAAATCCCCACCGTTGGCTCGAAAGACGCTAAGCGACGATGTTCGATTTGAGGAGATGCCATCCGTTCGTTCGACGATCGCTGACCTTCTGAAACAGGGAGCCAAAATGATCGTGTGCCCAATGTGTGCGAAGGTCACCGGCGTGGAAGCGGATGATCTTGCGCCAGGCATCCAATTGGTTGAGGATCGAAAGCAGATCTTCGATCACTTGCACGCCGACTCCGTGGTTTTCACCTACTGA